One Oryctolagus cuniculus chromosome 7, mOryCun1.1, whole genome shotgun sequence genomic window, AGACTGTTTGAAAAATTAGAGTGAATGGGGCACTGATTTGGGAGGTAGAGGACAGCAGGAACAATATTGAGAGAAGAGGCTGGTCTAGGTACAGACTTGAAAGATAATTCAACCTGAAACCATTTTGACCTCCTCTATCTAAATTTAAAGTCAACTTGAACTTTGTGTCTAAATTACCTTTACACACCAGGCTCAGGTTTTATAGACAAGTCTGTGCTGTGTTGTCGCATACTGAATGCATCATTAGGCTTCCAACATTGTTTTAGAGATAGCAAAGAGCCTTTGTTAAAGCTTCCCCTTCCCTCCGCCGTGCTGGGACTTCCGAGTTACAGTTGTAGTCTCCAGAGTGGATCGTGTTCCCGGCAGGTCCTGAATCGTGATGTCCTGCCAGAAGGCAGCTGGGACACTTGCGTGTGCTCTGCCTCCCTGGAGTTTCAAAGATTAAAAGCATAAGACTCACAAAGGAGATTTTCTTTGTTCCATTATTGGGGCTAGAATGAGAACAATGGTCTATTTTATAACCGTTATCATTATCTTCCTCCCAGATTGAATTAAAATTAGTTTAATATTCTATTAGAAAGTTCTTTGTAGAATCGCTGTCATTTTGCTTATTTCCACTAGCTTGTTAACAATGAACTCAAAGCTAATTCAATGCCTTTGAGAGAGTTGTAAACTTTATTTTAGTCTCtaaggaacttaaaaaaaattacatgctgtTCAGTAATTAAAATTCCCAATACTTCCACAGCCTTAGCATGCTAGATGTAAATCTACCTGGTCTGAATTACTAGTAGACTTTTTTTCCcaggatttatttgagaggaagagttacagagagacagggagagacagagagagaggtcttccatctgctggttcactcctcagatggccaaaacagctggggctaggccaggccaaagccaagagcctggaactccatctttgtctccaaggacgtgggccatcttctgctgcattcgcaggcactttagcagagaactggatgggaagtggagcagctggaactcaaatcagcacccatttgggatgctggtgtcctaggcagcagcttaacccactgtgccaacaaAGCTGGGCCCTGCTAATAGACTTCTAAGAGGCAGCACTGCAATAATATTTTTAGAAGGCCTTAGTATGGAACAGATAGTGTAATAGTTCTGACTGGGAGTTCTGGAGTCAGACTGGATTCAGATCTTCGGTTGAACCTGTTGGGGTGCAAGTGTTACCAAGTTTTTTATAAACTTGGGCAGATATGAAAAGTTCTGTGACCTTGATGCTCCCTGTACCTCACTGTCCTCCTGTGTACATTGTGGCTTATAGTAAAACCACTACAGAGGGTTGTTGTTAATACTGAATGAGTTGATTGTGGAAAgtacttagaacagtgcctggtacaTACTCAGTACTCAATAACGTTAGCTATTGTTACTTGGAACCCCTATTGAATAGTTTAAGACAATTTGTTAAGTATATTCTGAATGCCATACAGGAACTTACTTGGTGTAGCTTACATAAAATTATTGTCAGAGAATAGCTTAAGATACTTTTCTTAGTTGATTTTTCAAGTGTCTTTTTGTCTTTAGTGCATTTAAGATTCTTAAActaacttactttttttaaaaaaaatatttatttatttgaaaagcagagtttcagagagaggagagacagagatggagatcttctattcgctgtttcattccccagatggcagcaacagctgggactgggccaggctgaagccaggagcctagaactccatgtgggtctcccacatgggtggcaggggcccaagtacttgggtcatcttgcactgccttagcagggaactagactggaagaggaaccacTAGGACTCGCAGGCTATGGCTTATCCTgcaggccacaatgctggcccctaattgaTTAACTTTTAAGCTGGGATGATGTTTGTCCATAGGCAAGAAGATGAACCTCAAAGGTTCAAAAGAAAAGACATTCTTTGGAACAATAGGTGGAAGATAGATTCCTCTTAAGAATTTTCTGTGGGACTCTAGAATTTGTCCTTGTGGTTCTTCTGCTTACTTAAtgacaaagggaaaaagaagagcTGCCCATAATTTACTGGCATTTTCAATTTTTGATTAAAGCCATTGAAAAACTCTTTGAATATTTATCTTTCAGAAAATGTCTTTGAAATTGAAAAATGCAAAGCGGATTGAGGGACTTGATAGCAATGTGTGGTGAGTATcttagaataaataattataatttggtGATGTTTTCCTACATAATTTTATGGCCTTAGTTGGGAATTTTTAGCCTCAACCATAGCCTATAAATAAAACCACtcatttaattcattcattaagtGGCAATAGAAGAAAGTTAGTGATCCAAACACTGATTTGCTTAGCAAATGTGCCATGCCCtttgcctaagcacttggacatactggaaaaagaaaaacagaacttaccttttaatccatgagcttttcttattaattttattaatgataTCTAATAGTTAATGAGAGAACTTGGTAGCAGCTGGACTCTTTGAGAAAAAAGCATGATTAAAATATGGATATCATAGAATTGAAGTTTATAAGGAACATTAAGTTCATTGATTCaattgtcattttattatttgtgagTGGTAAAGTTACTGTTAGAAATTCATAAATTTTTCATCTGTAAGACTAAAGgaagtcttcttttttctttttttttaaggacttatttatttatttttgaatctactggttcactccctagatggctgaagccaggagccaggcacttcatccaggtctcccacatgggtgtcaggggcccatcttctgcttttcccaggtcattatcagggagctggatcagaaatggagcagctgggacaagagccagtgcccacatgggattctggtgccagaGGCTtcgactttacctgctgtgccacaaccctggcccctaacttattttttcagttttatgaaaGACCAGGAGATGTAACAAGCCTGTTTTGGTAACTAGTACCTGCTatcagtttgtttgttttgtaatttaGGATTGAATTTACCAAGTTGGCTGCAGACCCTTCTGTTGTCAATCTTGGCCAAGGCCTTCCAGATATATCCCCTCCTGCATATGTAAAGGAAGAATTGTCAAAGATTTCAGCAATTGATAGCCTGAATCAGTACACCCGGGGCTTTGTAAGTATATAGGGACCTGGTGGGGAATGAGCCTGTGTTATATTTtgcattgtgtgtatgtatactttTGCTTAGAGGCAGTTGACTTTCTGGGGCCAACTGTCCCAATCTGGTAACCTCAGGAACTGCCCCTTGTCCTTGTTTCCTGGGATGagtctttctctgcttctagcCCCTCTGGAGCTCTGTTTTGGCCCTTACAGTAGCTCCAGGATGGAATCCTATGGTAGCAAAAGAAGGGAGAGTACTTGCATGACTTGAAAGGTCTTTTCCATCTCCTTAACACTTAGCCCCAGCACTGGCTAATTGTAATTAATACTCTCTGTTTTGAACTGGttactttcttcctttctatccTACCTCAACTCTGTTACTCATCCTTCTGTGATGAAATGCCTCGAATAGGAGATTTTCTACATTCAGATGTCCCTTTGCACTGTAGACATACCTGTCATGTCTAAAGCCATATAATTATCACGCGTCTGAGCGTTGATCTTTTCCTTTTATGATAATTATGGAAAATTGTCAGGGAGATGGTTTAGGAAGGATTTTTCCACCCCTTAGGAAGATGAACAGGTAAACAAAGAGAAAtctccatcttcttgttcactccccagatgtctgcaacagatAAGACTAGGTAAGgccaagccagcagatgggaattcagtccagacctgccacatgaatggcaaggattacttgaaccatcacctgctgcctcccagggtacacattagcaagaagctggaattagagccAAGCCAGGATGTGAATTCATTATGGGATACAGGTTCTCTAAGCTGTGTCATAACTACTGTACCAAATACTCACCTAGAGGAAGCTGATGTGTTTGTTATCTTTTATAGCAGTAAAAGTCCAGAGAGGGCTTTGTGTTGGGGATGAGCACACAGAGAAAAGCAGTGAGACTGCCCTGTGTGCCTCTTCAGCACCAGTGGGAATCTCTGCTCTCCATAAACCCTTATTCCCTGACTTACCCTCCAGACCCCTTCTCAGACCTTCTCTACCCACATACCCCTCTCAGGCCTGTTCAGGTCCATGATGAAAGGCTCAAAAGAACAAGTGAAAGAACAATGATGAAACAAGAAGCCGGTTCCTTGAAAAGATCAGTATGTAAAGCTTTCAGCTAGATTGATCACTAAAAAGAATACACCTAATACTTTTTAAGGAATGGAAAAAAGAATAGCATTACAGATCAAATAGACACTAAAGtgataataagaaaatattaagaataattgtatgcCAATCCATTTGACAACTTACATgaagtaaattatttaaaagatagaaatcATCAAAACTCACGTTTGTTGATTTTTAATCCTTTCTTCCTCAGAAATTAGTTATCCTCAATAAATTCCACTCACTTAGCCATCAGCGTGAATATCATTCACTTCCTCTTAGTGCTTGTTGTCACATCAACTCTAGTGTGCATGTCTTCAGTGAACTTGTTTTTGCCCTCTCTCCATAGCCCATGAGTTGTTAGAACCTTTCTAGCAGTTTGGGAATGCAGGTTCAGGGAATATGTAGTTAATGAAAGTTTTCTGGgtttaattggaaaaaaaaaatcaactctattCAATGTGATTACATTACTGTCAAAGATACAATAGGAGTTCATTTTGATTCAGAGCAACTACTTTGAAATTATGCATTGTCAGATGCTTTGTTTAGTAGAGAGTCTCAATCATTGGCAAGTCTTCATGAACCTTCATGTAGGAACTCTCCAAAGGTAggggaaaacttttaaaaatgttactaccattaaaaaaaatacaaatgtttggacaattataaacatttaaatgtacattttaaagtttcttaCATATGATCTCAAACAAGTAGGCTTCATAATCAGTtctgtttttcttatatttttaccCAACAGGGCCATCCACCGCTGGTGAAAGCTCTGTCCTGCCTCTATGGAAAACTTTATCAGAATGAAATCAATCCGAACAAAGAAATCCTTGTGACAGTGGGAGCGTACGGCTCTCTTTTTAATGCCATTCAGGGACTAATTGACGAGGGAGATGAGGTAGGTGTATTAACATTAGCTCAGTATCTGTATGAATCATGTTCCTTTGTCCCACCTTTGACTCTTTATTTccactcttttcctttttatttttaactgttttttaagtTTAGTGTATATAGAATGAAATTCACAAAACTCAAGTGTACAGCTGGATGCCTACATCCCCTCTCTCCTGAGCCCAGACAAGGATGGAGTGCATCTCCAGCACCCTAGGGGTCTCTTCCGATCCCCTTCCCTGTCAGTATTCTCCCAGAGGTCATCATTCTTCTGTCTTTTGTCACTGCTGGTTTGTTTTGACTACTCTCTTGCTTGATTAAGTAGAATAGAAACTCACCCATTTTGTTACACATAGGTAGAAGAGGGTAGGGAAGATGgggaaaaagaattttttgtcTTCATTGCTAAAATAACCTTTGATCTGAATGCAATCAGGTATTTGACCGATGAATTTCTGTGCTTGGTCCTGTGTTAGCAGCACGGCATGAGGATATGCAAGTATGATGGGGAGGTTCAGTGCTTTCTGCTGTTTAGTACTGTGATGTAAAACCAACTTGGGAACCTACCTCAGTCATCTGCACCCTGACTTCTCCACTGACATTCCAGTACTCCTGCTTTCCTGTTTCTTGACCTCTTCAGTTTTTTCAGAAATTACTGAGAATCACTCATATGAGAGGTGGTGTGagaaagaagaattttaaaagatcatttctACATGGAAGTAGTTCTTGTTCTAGTAGAGGAGATAGACTTGCAAATGAATTGAGGAATGCGGTATGTGGGTCAGTAATGCAGTATATGTGATTGATGGTGCTGGCAAGAGGAAGAAGTGATCAGCTCTGCTAGTGAGGGTCTGGGAAGCTCCAGAGGTGTTATTCAAGCTGAGTCTGGAAATGAGGTTTATCCTGCTCAGAGCTCTTAGTCATACCAGGTTCATAAAACACACCACTATCTACTTCCTGTTATGTTATTCTTTGATATCTCTAATTCCTTCTGTAAGCTGTTTACGGGCACATGTTAAGGAAGTACAGTCACACTTTCATATTCATAGTTGCCTTTAATCCTATAACATAGCTGAATCTTATGTCCCTTACTTTGATGTCATTAAGCTGtcttgcttcctcctcctctgcactGTGTTGGAGGATCCCAAGGCCCAGCCCCGTGTCCTTCTTTCCTCTATTTGTTCCTTGACCACTTTTTCTAACACTTTGGAAACCCATGTATGTCACTTTCTATCATACTGGcccattttattatctttatagcatttgttactctctgaaATTATCTGGTTTGCTTGTTTTCTAATTCACTGTACATCTTTGTCAGCAGGATCCTAGTTACAGgagaatttgtgtttttttttttttttcctgtattgcTAGCACCCAAAATGGAAAGTGCTCAGTAAGTGTTCTTTAAGACAAAGAGAAGGGAATTATTCctattacaaaataaatgaagacaaaaagtAACAGGTATATTCTTTCTACTCTCCTGCCCTGTCTCCccagtttattttcctttattgaaCTCTCAACTTTTGTGTTGGGCACTGTTTCCGACGAGGGTTCTGAAGATAGGTCATCTTAGTCCCTGAGAACCTTACCGGCTGCTGGAGGAAACTATCCACTCCTGCTTCATTTCTTAATCTTCCACCTTTTCTAACACTGACTCTAACACTTTGTACCTAGTAGGTCCTCTCTATGAGTTGAATGACTGGTGCAAACAAAGAGTTTTTGACAATGTATGGTTCCAGTGAGAAAGACCTTGAGAAGATATTTTACATCATAAGGAGTACAAACAAGggtcctgcactgtggtgtagtgggctaagcctctgcctatggcactggcatcccatatgggtacaggttcatgtcccagctattcctcttccaatccagctctctgctgtggcctgggaaagcaatagaagatggcccaagtcacccacatgagagacccagaagttgttcctggctcctggcttcggatcagcccagctccggccattgtgggaagtgaaccagcagatggaagacctttctctctgtttttccctttctctgtctgtaactctgcctctcaaataaataaaatcttaaaaaagagagagagatacaaaccGTGGAAAGTACACACTTAAAACAATAATTGCATAGCATTACATTTAACCAACAAATAGTTTAATGAAACAACTTAGtgtagatttaaaaattatgaattattaccagatttttcaaaagcaatttgGAGATacaccatatacacacacacagtatctaTTTATATTTAATCTGGCCATAGCAATCATGTGAGTTTACTCAACAAAGTATTTAGAAGCGGAGAAAGTACACACAAATAAACATAGCAATGTTATTTATACAGGAAAAAGGTAAGAAAATTATTCTAGAATTCAGCAGACCCTCATGTagccattaaaataataaaatggaaactcATAGTGTGAAGTTTTCATGAAATAGTACTAGGttttcaaaagagagaaagaaaatatgtatatgaTAGTTATAAATTATGTGTTCAGACTCTCCTGATAGAAAAGCAAGAAGTCAGTGACGCTGGATCAGGCTGTCAGGAGGCTGGGACAGCCACCTGGACTGTTGATTGGCCCACTCACCTAGAGCTCAGCCAATGGTGACTGACAGCACGGAGGGGCAAAGAGAAGGAGTATATAAGGGTGCTAGAAAAAAGGCACCTGGAGGAAAACTGAgggaattagagaagaaaaatagtATCCTAACTGGTCTCAGCATTCACCTTTTGTAttgggataaaaaaaaaagaaaaaagatttatttatgtatgtatgtatttatttatttaaaaagcagtgtgacagagagcaagttatcccatctgctggttcactcaccaaatgccagcaacagcctgggctgggctaagcGTAAGTCatgagccaagaattccatctgagtcttctaCATAGgctggcaggagtccaagcacttgggccatcatctgctgccttcccaggcacatcagcaaggagctggataagcAGAGCAACAGTGACTCTATCCAGCTCTCCGATAATGGAATGGCAGTGTCCCaagctgcatcacaacaccacgCCTGTGGAATGATTttgcaaagagaaaagcatcgTTATTCTAAGGATAGAGCTTGTAAATTAGCACTTCTGGCCGGAAAGTATAcaattctctgttgctttctctctcttttgttttgttttaacacttattatttatttgaaaaatactatttctttaaaatccTGCTGCTGTCATTGTTGTATCTATTATATTCTATACTTACTTTTctaatttgaaatatatgaaattcttAATGGTTTTGACTGGAACATCCTTTACAGAATtcaacattgtggcataacaggttaagctgcccatctggggacacaggcattccatatcagagtgccaattcacgtcccagctgcgctgcttctgatccagctccctgctattgtgcctgggaatgcagtggagaatgaccagagtgcttgggcccctaccacacgtgggagacccggatggagttcctggctcatggcttctgcctgacccaaccAGCTGTtgggatcatctggggagtgaaccagtgaatggaagatctctctctctcccaccccccatcactctgccttttaaataaatacataaaacattttaaaaaataatttgatgagAGCTATGGCCTATCTCCCCAAATAAAGCTACCTATACACATATAAAACCTTCTATACAATTTCAGGTGCTCCCCACTGCAAGCGCATTCATAAATCTCCCTGAGAAACTAAGGACTCCAATCTAGAGCCCCTAAAcaatcttatcttttttttttttttttttttttttttttttttttttttttttgacaggcagagtggacagtgagagaggcagagagaaaggttttcctttgccgttggttcaccctccaatggccgctgatccgatggcaggagccaggtgcttctcctggtctcccatggggtgcagggcccaagcacttgggccatcctccactgcactcccgggccacagcagagagctggtctggaagaggggcaaccaggacagaatctggcaccctgactgggactagaacctggtgtgccagcgccgcaaggcggaggattagcctagtgagccgcggcaccggctctatcttatcttttttaatatttatttattttaaaggcagagttatagagagtcagagaaagaggtcttccatctgctagttcactccccaaatggctgcaatggccagagctgagtagatccggagccaggagcctggagcttcttctgggtcttcccacacaggtgcaggcactcaaggacttggaccatcttccactgctttcctaggccatagcagagacctgggccacaacgctggcccctccctAAATAATCTTATCTCAAGGTCTTTTCCACTCCAAGTGTTAGCTCCATGAAGGCAGAGCCAACCTTTTTCACTGCTGCATCTCAACACGCGGTACAGAGCCTCACACATAGAAGGCACACAATATTTGTAAAGTGTACTGATGACTGATATGCTGTATTCTTATTTGTGTTTACTTCAGGTCATAATAATGGTGCCTTTTTACGACTGCTATGAGCCCATGGTGAGGATGGCTGGAGCAACACCTGTTTTTATTCCCCTGAGATCTGTAAGTTTGCCAGTACAGTTCCTATGCTTTAAGAAGTCTTAAAAATACCAATTACTTTGTCACCAATAAAGTTTCTACTTTGATTGCTTTTGGGGTTTACtatctatttctctttgtctaatccttttaaaatcttttcaaaataactaaaacaCTAAGGTGAACCACAGAATCTTCAATTAGCCTTGCAGTATCAGCCATGTTAACCATAGTTATAGCTGGCTCCTGGGAAGGATATAGGCATTTTAACAGCTGTTAATGTTGACAGGGTTCATTTTTCCACTTAACAGGTGTATGTGTAAGACTCAAGTCCTATTTGGCTCTCAAGGCAGAACTAAAGCCTAGTTATTGCTATTTGTGTTCTTTGCTAGTCATTTATTCAGCTACCTTTGCCATgtctttctctaattttttttctttatcaggtttttatttgtaagacagcaAACATTAATTGCATTAAATCCATCTTAATTCTTCATGCTTAGAAACCTGTTGAAGGAAAAACATGGTCTAGTTCTGACTGGACATTCGATCCTCAAGAACTGGCAAGTAAATTTAATTCCAAAACTAAAGCCATTATACTGAATACTCCTCATAACCCCCTTGGCAAGGTAAGCAACTTTGTCTCTATATCCAGTCTTCTGACCCATTGTTTTCTCATATGCTGGATAATAATTGGTCATGCTCTTTCCTTtaatatatataggtatataccAAAGAGGAACTCCAAGTAATTGCTGACCTTTGCATCAAATATAACACGCTTTGCATCAGTGATGAGGTTTACGAATGGCTCGTGTATActggaaataaacatttaaaaataggtatGATTATAACGTGGAGTCACAAATCTAAATGTGTTTGGGGACATGTGGAACAACTGATTGGAAAGGATCCCAGGCCTGCTTTAAAATAGTCTTTGCAATGGGTATGTGTGTGGGCACTTCAAAGTAGTATTTGAATGAATGATATGTGAGTGAATTAATGAGAAATTTGAAGGACAGGCATTATAAACTTAAGGGAGGAGATTTTGGTTCATGCTGTAAATCTGTGAAACCAGGGGGTAGAACTCTTGCCCGTCTCCTTGGCTTCTTAGCAAGAATCTTGCTATTAATTGGTGTCTAAAACTTGGGGAAGCGTGCTTGCTCCTGAGGACATGCTGGACTGTGCTGAACAAATTGTCAAATGCTAAGTCAACAAGGAGAAATTATGGGGACAGTAGACTGTTGTTCAGCCCTTGCCTGAGAATTTGCCATGACTACTGGGCCATCTCATACATGCCACTTTGTCTTCTGGAGTAGTCCAACTTTGTATCAGTTATTGGACTATAAGCTGATTCTCTATAACCTTTGAATAATTGCACTTGTCTGTTGCCTTCCTTTGTCTGGAAACGTATTCCCCCAAATGCAGACACAGCTTCATCTATTTTGGGTCTTGCTCAGTATGTCAGTTCTTATGACCACCACAGTTAAGATAGTTACACCTCTCCCTTCACCATTTGTttaatctgttttgtttttcctctctaGTAAATATCAGAATCTAtgtattttacttctaaactatAAGAAAGtgggaattattatttttttcccttcagagTCCTCATTTTCCAGAATACATATGAGAGTTAATCAGAAAATAATGGTTGGATAAATGAATAGGAACTAAGAAAAGGGTAGAGGAAGGAGGACTAAGACACTGTAGCAGAAATAGCtggtaaatacattttaaaaatagataaaaagagtGTACTAAGACATAAAATGTGTTGCTTGTATCATAATTGTTCCTATAGTGAATTACAAATTGCtatagagacagaagagaaagcagCTGCTTGAGAGGATCAGGAGAGGAATAGCAGAGGATGGAATTAGAGTGAGAAATAAAAACTTAGTTCCTAGCAGATAAACTGATATGTATTTACGGAAAAAGGCATGAAAGATCAAGATGTACTTACATTAGATGGTTTAAGTCATAAGGGTATACTATAGTAACTGGCAGAGATGAGGACAAGTGATtctgaaggtctctctctctctcactatatatCTGAATAGAGGGTATAAACTTTGGGGCAGAGGTCAATGGTTTTGAAAGTTCTGTGGTAGAGAACCTTGAGGCACCATATTGCCATAGATAAGAATTGatcctgaagccagaagcagtcTTCCTAATAGAAATGTAAGTTAGAAGGCAATGCAAAAGTCCGAGTTTTATTCATACTTGTCTGTAACAAAGAACTATTTAAATAAGCCCACttgaatttttctgattttttttttttttttttttttttttttgccattaacTAAACTATGGAGCTTAGAGTACTGCATTTAAAGGTGGGAGGGGACAGCAAGAATGGTTCTGGGGTCTCTAGCCTGGGCTGTTTAGCAACAATGAGGCCCTTAACCAGAGAAAATAGGAGTAGATCTGTGAGGAACAGTTGTGCAAAGGGGGTTCCTGCTTCTCAGATTTTATGCTTGCCTTGTTGGAGTGTCTGAGACATGGACACACAATTGGAATTATGGGCTGGTAGGATCAGGTTATAAGAGGATATATTTTTGGCAGTCGTTAGAATTTTGATGGTAGGTGGACCCAAGGAAGAGAATGAGTTTTCTCAAGGAGAATATATAGAGAGTGAACAGAGAAGGCAGTGAGAGATTTAACAAGTCAGGTTGTTAGGTATCTAAATTAcatcccaggccggcgccgcggctcactaggctaatcctccgcctgcagtgccgacactccgggttctaatcccagtctgggcaccggattctgtcccagtcgctcctcttcctgtccagctctcttctgtggcctaggagtgcagtggaggatggcccaaagtccttgggctctgcacccacatgggagaccaggagaaacacttggctcct contains:
- the KYAT3 gene encoding kynurenine--oxoglutarate transaminase 3 isoform X1, producing the protein MFLAHRRLCSLGSRTELLKTIYSSEILGFSTSAKMSLKLKNAKRIEGLDSNVWIEFTKLAADPSVVNLGQGLPDISPPAYVKEELSKISAIDSLNQYTRGFGHPPLVKALSCLYGKLYQNEINPNKEILVTVGAYGSLFNAIQGLIDEGDEVIIMVPFYDCYEPMVRMAGATPVFIPLRSKPVEGKTWSSSDWTFDPQELASKFNSKTKAIILNTPHNPLGKVYTKEELQVIADLCIKYNTLCISDEVYEWLVYTGNKHLKIATFPGMWERTITIGSAGKTFSVTGWKLGWSIGPHHLIKHLQTVQQNSVYTCATPLQEALARAFWIDINRMGDPECYFNSLPKELEVKRDRIVRLLESVGLKPIVPDGGYFIIADVSSLDADLSDMKNNEPYDYKFVKWMTKNKKLSAIPVSAFCNSETKLQFEKFVRFCFIKRDSTLDAAEEIMKTWSKQNS
- the KYAT3 gene encoding kynurenine--oxoglutarate transaminase 3 isoform X2, which gives rise to MSLKLKNAKRIEGLDSNVWIEFTKLAADPSVVNLGQGLPDISPPAYVKEELSKISAIDSLNQYTRGFGHPPLVKALSCLYGKLYQNEINPNKEILVTVGAYGSLFNAIQGLIDEGDEVIIMVPFYDCYEPMVRMAGATPVFIPLRSKPVEGKTWSSSDWTFDPQELASKFNSKTKAIILNTPHNPLGKVYTKEELQVIADLCIKYNTLCISDEVYEWLVYTGNKHLKIATFPGMWERTITIGSAGKTFSVTGWKLGWSIGPHHLIKHLQTVQQNSVYTCATPLQEALARAFWIDINRMGDPECYFNSLPKELEVKRDRIVRLLESVGLKPIVPDGGYFIIADVSSLDADLSDMKNNEPYDYKFVKWMTKNKKLSAIPVSAFCNSETKLQFEKFVRFCFIKRDSTLDAAEEIMKTWSKQNS